One stretch of Chitinophaga pendula DNA includes these proteins:
- a CDS encoding DEAD/DEAH box helicase — protein MTTFESLGLQEPILKAIQDLGFTAPTPIQEKAIPVLLGGDRDFVGLAQTGTGKTAAFGLPLLQQLDVKNRKPQGLILCPTRELCLQIASDLGNFSKYLGDVSVVAVYGGASIIQQLRELKRGAHIVVATPGRLLDIIERGAINFENVRYAVLDEADEMLNMGFQEDINSILSNTPESKTTWLFSATMPQEVRRIAQNYMSDPFELTVGNKNSGNANIEHEYYVVRPREKYAALKRIVDYNPEIFGIVFTRTKIESQEIAESLIRDGYNADALHGDLTQQQRDKVMKRFREKSIQVLVATDVAARGIDVDNVTHVINYELPDDVENYTHRSGRTARAGKSGISIAIITGRDTGKIRQIERVIGKKFIKSEVPDGFAVCEKQLFGLVHKVHNVTVNEEQIEPYLERIYEEFAEMSKEELIKRFASLEFNQFLEYYQDAPDLNVKEERRSSSFEGGDRRGNSKFTRLFINLGSVDDFTRGDMLRYLCDNTGVRGNKIGRIDLKGVYSFFEVENDVVDSVVQSFKKVEYNGRNVRIEMSQDGDKRRSGGPRPPRGEDGGRKRPWEGGAGGGSRKPTFKRKFSN, from the coding sequence ATGACTACATTTGAATCACTGGGCTTACAGGAGCCTATTTTAAAAGCAATCCAGGATCTCGGGTTCACCGCGCCAACGCCCATCCAGGAAAAAGCAATACCTGTATTATTGGGAGGCGACCGGGATTTTGTTGGATTAGCTCAGACGGGCACCGGTAAGACCGCCGCTTTTGGCCTGCCTTTGTTGCAGCAGCTGGATGTCAAAAACAGAAAACCCCAGGGACTCATATTATGTCCTACTCGTGAACTTTGCTTGCAGATCGCCAGCGATCTGGGCAACTTCAGCAAATACCTGGGCGATGTCAGCGTGGTAGCCGTATACGGTGGCGCCAGCATCATCCAGCAATTACGCGAGCTGAAAAGAGGCGCACACATCGTCGTGGCCACCCCCGGCCGCTTGCTCGATATCATCGAAAGAGGTGCCATCAACTTCGAAAACGTACGCTACGCCGTACTCGATGAAGCAGACGAAATGCTCAATATGGGCTTCCAGGAAGACATCAACAGCATCCTCTCCAACACACCCGAATCCAAAACAACCTGGCTCTTCTCGGCTACCATGCCACAGGAAGTACGCCGCATCGCTCAAAACTATATGTCAGATCCTTTCGAACTGACTGTAGGTAACAAAAACAGCGGTAACGCCAACATAGAACACGAATACTACGTAGTACGCCCGCGTGAAAAATACGCCGCACTCAAACGTATCGTTGACTACAACCCGGAGATCTTCGGTATCGTATTTACCCGTACCAAAATAGAAAGCCAGGAAATCGCAGAATCCCTCATCCGTGACGGATACAATGCCGATGCACTCCATGGTGACCTTACCCAGCAACAGCGCGATAAGGTAATGAAACGCTTCCGCGAAAAATCTATCCAGGTATTGGTAGCTACCGACGTAGCCGCCCGTGGTATCGACGTAGACAACGTAACACACGTAATCAACTACGAACTGCCGGATGACGTAGAGAACTATACCCACCGTAGCGGCCGTACCGCCCGCGCCGGTAAATCAGGGATCTCTATCGCCATCATCACCGGCCGTGATACCGGTAAAATCCGCCAGATCGAACGCGTAATAGGTAAAAAATTCATCAAATCCGAAGTACCCGATGGCTTCGCCGTTTGTGAAAAACAACTCTTTGGCCTCGTGCATAAAGTACATAACGTAACCGTAAACGAGGAACAAATCGAACCATACCTGGAGCGTATATACGAAGAGTTTGCAGAAATGAGCAAAGAAGAACTGATCAAACGTTTCGCTTCCCTCGAATTCAACCAGTTCCTGGAATACTACCAGGATGCACCTGACCTGAATGTGAAGGAAGAACGTCGTAGCAGCAGCTTCGAAGGCGGCGATCGCAGAGGCAACAGCAAATTCACCCGCCTGTTCATCAACCTCGGCTCCGTAGACGACTTCACCCGCGGCGACATGCTGCGCTACCTCTGTGATAACACAGGCGTACGCGGCAATAAGATCGGCCGTATCGACCTCAAAGGCGTATACTCCTTCTTCGAAGTGGAAAACGATGTAGTGGATAGCGTAGTACAAAGCTTCAAAAAAGTAGAATACAACGGCCGCAATGTAAGGATCGAAATGTCCCAGGATGGCGACAAACGTCGCAGCGGTGGCCCACGTCCTCCCCGCGGAGAAGATGGTGGCCGCAAACGCCCATGGGAAGGTGGCGCCGGCGGAGGTAGCAGAAAACCAACCTTCAAACGCAAGTTCAGTAACTAA
- a CDS encoding toxin-antitoxin system YwqK family antitoxin, whose product MNKWILCLLLQGVTLLTMAQQPAPNQTDAQKRKQGHWIEEIPGLRGEPGYSWEGDYKNGRKEGLWKKYAETGALIAQETFKNNVLDGYCTYYYTNGKKSAEGLLLATEIEGQRDTIMVIDPVTSAETPTVIVRMGNAAKHGLWKMYDEEGHMTKEYYKRGEPVTAEEMGAEDTTTAPATSATTAPKQSVLPHEKQNKKATPKPSAKP is encoded by the coding sequence ATGAATAAATGGATCCTTTGTCTGCTGCTGCAAGGTGTAACGCTGCTCACAATGGCTCAACAACCTGCGCCCAACCAGACAGATGCACAAAAACGTAAACAAGGACATTGGATCGAAGAAATACCCGGCCTGAGAGGGGAACCTGGATATTCCTGGGAAGGAGATTATAAAAATGGACGCAAAGAAGGCCTGTGGAAAAAGTATGCAGAAACAGGTGCATTGATCGCCCAGGAAACGTTTAAAAATAATGTGCTGGACGGCTATTGCACCTACTACTATACCAATGGTAAAAAGAGCGCAGAAGGCCTATTACTGGCTACAGAAATTGAAGGTCAACGTGACACTATTATGGTCATAGACCCGGTGACATCCGCTGAAACACCCACCGTTATTGTAAGAATGGGCAATGCGGCAAAACATGGTCTCTGGAAAATGTACGATGAAGAAGGACATATGACCAAAGAATATTACAAAAGAGGAGAACCCGTTACCGCCGAAGAAATGGGCGCAGAAGATACAACAACAGCTCCCGCTACATCCGCTACAACTGCGCCAAAACAATCGGTGTTGCCACATGAAAAACAAAATAAAAAAGCAACGCCCAAACCTTCCGCAAAACCCTGA
- a CDS encoding LytR/AlgR family response regulator transcription factor: MSKLTCLIVDDEPGAHYVLEAHIAKVQALTLAGNCYNALEAANFLHGKQVDILLLDINMPELSGLDLLKTLINKPQVILTTAYSEFALESYEYDVVDFLLKPISFPRFLKAVNKIILSDKPSANNAATTLSLKTGNSRTTVSLDEICYVQSMGNYVKVFTGEKCLIVNATTAEMEKQLPPERFIRIHKSYIVAADKVNAVFARHIELDGTELPVGQTFKMNLGKLKER, encoded by the coding sequence ATGAGTAAATTAACCTGTTTAATAGTAGATGATGAACCAGGCGCACACTATGTGCTGGAAGCCCATATTGCCAAAGTGCAGGCGCTGACATTGGCCGGTAACTGTTATAATGCCCTTGAAGCAGCGAACTTTCTGCATGGCAAACAAGTAGACATTCTTTTACTTGACATCAATATGCCGGAACTGAGTGGGTTGGATCTGTTAAAGACATTGATCAATAAGCCCCAGGTGATACTGACCACTGCTTACAGTGAGTTTGCGCTGGAGAGTTATGAATATGATGTGGTAGACTTCCTGCTGAAGCCGATCAGTTTTCCGCGTTTTCTGAAGGCAGTCAATAAGATCATCCTATCGGATAAGCCCTCTGCCAATAATGCCGCTACTACCTTATCGCTTAAAACAGGGAATAGCAGGACGACCGTATCTCTGGATGAGATCTGTTATGTACAGAGTATGGGTAACTATGTGAAAGTATTTACCGGCGAGAAGTGCCTGATCGTTAATGCGACGACTGCGGAGATGGAAAAGCAGCTACCGCCCGAGCGCTTTATCCGTATCCATAAGTCCTACATTGTAGCGGCGGACAAGGTGAATGCTGTATTTGCCAGGCATATTGAGCTGGACGGGACCGAGCTTCCTGTGGGACAGACTTTTAAAATGAATTTAGGTAAACTGAAGGAGCGGTAG
- the glgB gene encoding 1,4-alpha-glucan branching protein GlgB: MPEESYRTLKPVEPFSLFSAKDITLFQAGTHPRLYEKFGSHPITYEGAEGTYFAVWAPGAAFVSVMGDFNEWDHYSHTLLPRWDNSGIWEGFVKEVTKGTRYKYFIRSNNGEELQKGDPYAWHWEQRPQTASITWDLEYDWSDKQWMQQRNEHNDLHSPFSVYEVHLGSWRRPDPSNHEIFYSYTEITAKLVPYVKEMGFTHVELMPIMEHPFDGSWGYQLTGYYAPTSRYGTPQEFMSMVEAFHQEGIGVILDWVPSHFPYDAHGLYRFDGSHAYEYADMRKGYHPDWNSYIFNYARNEVRSFLLSNAIYWLDKYHIDGLRVDAVASMIHLNYSRKQGAWEPNEKGGAENLEAISFLKNLNETIYTLFPDVQTIAEESTSFYGVSRPTFLGGLGFGMKWMMGWMNDTLDYFKKDPLHRKWHQDQLTFSIAYAFSENFMLPLSHDEVVHGKSPLIYKMPGDDWQKFANLRLLYGYMFTHPGTKLLFMGDEFGQTQEWNYKTELGWHLLHHPTHQGLQEYVKALNKLYTTAPALYKRQFEPETFEWMNVTDYDNSVLAYFRTNEHASETLLVVLNMTPIAREDYHIGLPEQSSWEEVLNSDDARFHGSGVVNTGTLHTTAAIWNGKPHLLRLRLPPLGATILKRTIPAPSKKA; encoded by the coding sequence ATGCCAGAAGAATCCTATCGTACGTTAAAGCCTGTAGAGCCGTTCTCCTTATTCTCCGCAAAGGATATCACGTTATTCCAGGCTGGTACACACCCACGTTTGTATGAAAAGTTTGGTTCCCACCCCATCACTTATGAAGGCGCCGAAGGTACTTATTTTGCCGTCTGGGCCCCCGGTGCCGCCTTCGTTTCCGTCATGGGAGATTTTAACGAATGGGATCACTACAGTCACACCTTGTTACCTCGCTGGGATAATTCTGGTATATGGGAAGGCTTTGTAAAAGAAGTTACCAAAGGAACCCGCTACAAATACTTCATTCGCTCCAATAACGGAGAAGAACTACAAAAAGGCGATCCCTACGCATGGCATTGGGAACAACGCCCCCAAACCGCTTCCATCACCTGGGACCTCGAATACGATTGGTCCGACAAACAATGGATGCAGCAACGTAATGAACATAACGATCTCCACAGCCCCTTCTCCGTATATGAAGTACACCTCGGCTCCTGGCGTCGTCCCGATCCTTCCAATCATGAAATATTCTATAGCTATACCGAAATAACCGCCAAACTGGTACCCTACGTCAAAGAAATGGGCTTCACCCATGTCGAGCTCATGCCCATCATGGAACATCCCTTCGACGGCTCCTGGGGATATCAGCTCACCGGCTACTACGCCCCCACCTCCAGATATGGTACACCACAGGAATTCATGAGCATGGTAGAGGCTTTTCACCAGGAAGGTATCGGCGTCATCCTCGATTGGGTACCTTCCCACTTCCCCTACGATGCCCATGGCCTCTATCGCTTTGATGGATCACATGCTTACGAATACGCCGATATGCGCAAAGGCTACCATCCGGACTGGAACAGCTATATATTCAACTACGCTCGCAACGAAGTACGCTCTTTCCTGCTCAGTAACGCCATCTACTGGCTGGACAAATATCATATCGACGGACTTCGCGTCGATGCCGTCGCCTCCATGATCCACCTGAACTACTCCCGCAAACAAGGCGCGTGGGAACCCAATGAAAAAGGAGGCGCCGAAAACCTCGAAGCCATCTCTTTCCTTAAAAATCTTAACGAAACCATCTATACACTCTTTCCCGATGTGCAAACAATCGCAGAAGAGTCCACCTCCTTCTACGGCGTGTCCCGCCCGACCTTCCTCGGGGGCCTCGGATTCGGCATGAAATGGATGATGGGATGGATGAACGATACCCTCGATTATTTCAAAAAAGATCCCCTCCACCGCAAGTGGCACCAGGATCAACTCACATTCAGCATCGCCTATGCATTCAGCGAAAACTTTATGCTGCCGCTCAGCCATGATGAAGTAGTACATGGCAAATCACCACTGATCTATAAAATGCCGGGCGACGACTGGCAAAAATTTGCCAACCTCCGTTTACTCTATGGCTATATGTTCACTCACCCGGGTACCAAACTGCTCTTTATGGGCGATGAATTTGGCCAGACACAAGAATGGAACTATAAGACCGAACTAGGCTGGCACCTCTTACATCACCCCACACATCAGGGCCTCCAGGAATACGTAAAAGCCTTGAATAAACTATATACCACCGCGCCGGCATTGTACAAACGCCAGTTCGAACCGGAAACCTTCGAATGGATGAACGTAACCGACTACGACAACAGCGTACTGGCCTACTTCCGTACCAATGAACACGCTTCCGAGACACTGTTGGTGGTATTGAATATGACCCCAATAGCCCGCGAAGACTATCACATAGGGCTACCGGAACAGAGCTCCTGGGAAGAAGTCTTAAACAGCGATGATGCGCGCTTTCATGGCAGCGGTGTTGTAAATACCGGTACACTCCATACCACCGCCGCTATCTGGAATGGCAAGCCGCACTTACTGCGACTTCGCCTGCCACCCCTGGGAGCCACCATCCTGAAAAGGACAATACCAGCCCCATCTAAAAAAGCATAA
- a CDS encoding outer membrane beta-barrel protein: MQLILTVAFLLFFSLSGAAQTRPAIMGRVTDDAGNPLPGATIMLKHAKDTQLVKATLSDTAGHFRLETPPAGKYLLQTSFITYRTRYLPLTLPGNGQHTSLLISLLPADKHLQGVTIKGRKPGISIDPGKTTVNVAQSTVAQSQSAFELLKDIPGVTISKDGEISVRGKKGVTVMLDGELVNMSASQLKNLLKSTPGTTIQQIEVLNNPPASMDAAGNAGVLNIVFKKKTGKGLNGTITSGIGWGQYAKTDHTLALNYGTDKWNFTGSYAFSFDRSWYQDSTRRDLSENGKPYFMEQVQRFPERLTSHTARIGIDRFLGEKHTVSLQVAMEKNAVPYSAPGMTRFFGEKGIVDSTTSQVNNSLNPQTNITGSLQYKWKVKEGRNFSASLHTARLRTNTEDLYTIENKDSKGQLTRPVNSFRNRYPGSMDLYTFRSDYVQEIKIGNQKAGKWETGIKGSTAATRYEQITDDKKGTQWIKNPRQSNRFRFREDILAAYASGELTVKKWELMAGLRTEYTNTTGDSASDRKLVQRNYWSLFPNVRIGYKASDNYKISLAYNRRIERPDYQAMNPAVRVWDPYTVETGNPYLRPQFSNDISLSQQFFKYVDLVAGYNLVTDAILFVVTRPDGALQAVNTNVNAARQHNYYASLSFPLPLPDWWQNYNSVYINIAKYNTQLIGQHFDEKAVSFGFSVNNSISLPADLTLEFNGWYTGSGLYGNMRYKPMAEVSLGISKQLWKEKANIGFSLSDIFYNNIYRAEIAGKETPMYFQSKYESRVAKFTFTWRFGQKKAPKDEPAEEKEEEEGRLPKGSRQGPKPGGF, encoded by the coding sequence ATGCAACTGATTCTTACTGTAGCATTCCTGTTATTCTTTTCCTTGTCAGGTGCCGCACAGACAAGACCCGCCATTATGGGCAGGGTCACCGACGACGCCGGCAATCCATTACCAGGTGCCACCATTATGCTCAAACACGCAAAAGATACCCAATTGGTCAAGGCGACCCTCTCCGATACCGCCGGCCATTTCCGACTGGAAACTCCTCCCGCCGGCAAGTATCTCCTGCAAACCAGTTTCATCACCTACCGAACCCGGTATCTTCCGCTGACCCTACCCGGCAACGGACAACATACCTCCCTGCTCATCAGCCTCCTCCCGGCCGATAAACACCTGCAGGGCGTCACCATCAAAGGCAGAAAACCCGGCATCAGCATCGATCCGGGGAAAACAACCGTCAACGTTGCACAAAGTACCGTCGCCCAAAGCCAGTCCGCCTTCGAATTACTGAAAGACATCCCGGGTGTCACCATTAGTAAAGATGGAGAAATTAGCGTCCGGGGCAAAAAAGGAGTGACCGTCATGCTCGATGGAGAACTGGTCAATATGAGCGCCAGCCAGCTTAAAAATCTTCTGAAATCAACGCCCGGTACTACCATCCAGCAAATAGAAGTACTCAACAACCCACCGGCAAGCATGGATGCCGCCGGTAATGCCGGCGTCCTCAATATCGTATTCAAGAAAAAGACCGGGAAAGGACTCAATGGAACCATTACTTCAGGTATTGGCTGGGGACAGTATGCCAAAACAGACCATACCTTGGCCCTGAACTATGGTACCGATAAATGGAACTTCACAGGCTCCTACGCCTTCTCCTTTGATCGCTCCTGGTACCAGGACAGCACACGTCGCGACCTCTCCGAAAATGGAAAACCCTATTTTATGGAACAGGTACAGCGTTTCCCCGAACGACTCACCTCCCATACCGCCCGAATAGGCATCGACAGGTTCCTGGGAGAAAAACATACCGTCAGCCTCCAGGTAGCGATGGAGAAAAATGCCGTGCCCTATAGCGCACCGGGAATGACCCGCTTTTTCGGCGAAAAAGGGATCGTCGACTCCACTACCAGCCAGGTCAACAACTCCCTCAACCCCCAAACCAACATCACAGGCTCCCTGCAGTATAAGTGGAAAGTGAAAGAGGGACGTAACTTCTCCGCCTCCCTGCATACCGCCCGCCTCCGAACAAATACAGAAGACCTGTATACCATCGAAAACAAGGATAGCAAAGGCCAACTGACCCGCCCCGTTAATAGCTTCCGCAACCGCTACCCGGGAAGCATGGACCTCTATACCTTCCGTAGCGACTACGTACAGGAAATAAAGATCGGTAACCAGAAAGCCGGAAAGTGGGAAACCGGTATCAAAGGCAGCACCGCCGCTACCCGCTACGAACAGATCACCGATGACAAAAAAGGGACACAATGGATCAAAAACCCCCGCCAGAGCAACCGCTTCCGGTTCCGGGAAGATATCCTCGCCGCCTACGCCTCCGGTGAACTCACCGTCAAAAAATGGGAACTGATGGCTGGCCTGCGCACCGAATACACTAATACCACCGGCGACTCCGCCAGCGATCGTAAACTGGTACAGCGCAACTATTGGTCCCTGTTCCCCAATGTCAGAATAGGATACAAAGCCAGTGATAACTATAAGATCTCATTGGCCTATAACCGCCGCATCGAACGCCCGGACTATCAAGCCATGAACCCTGCCGTACGCGTATGGGACCCGTACACCGTAGAAACAGGTAACCCATACCTGAGACCGCAGTTCTCCAACGATATCAGCCTGTCGCAGCAGTTCTTTAAATATGTCGACCTCGTCGCAGGATACAACCTCGTCACCGACGCAATCCTGTTCGTAGTGACCCGCCCGGATGGAGCACTACAGGCCGTTAACACCAACGTCAACGCCGCACGCCAGCACAACTACTACGCCTCCTTGTCGTTCCCACTACCTTTACCCGACTGGTGGCAGAACTACAATAGCGTGTATATCAACATCGCTAAGTACAACACCCAGCTCATCGGACAACATTTCGACGAAAAAGCAGTGTCCTTCGGCTTTAGCGTCAACAACAGCATCTCCCTGCCGGCAGACCTGACCCTCGAATTCAATGGCTGGTACACCGGCAGCGGGCTGTACGGCAATATGCGGTACAAACCTATGGCAGAGGTCAGCCTCGGTATCAGCAAACAACTATGGAAAGAAAAAGCCAACATAGGCTTCTCCTTATCCGATATTTTCTATAACAATATCTACCGGGCAGAGATCGCCGGTAAAGAAACACCCATGTATTTCCAAAGCAAATACGAATCGCGGGTGGCCAAATTCACATTCACCTGGCGCTTTGGCCAAAAAAAGGCGCCTAAAGATGAACCGGCAGAAGAAAAAGAAGAAGAGGAAGGAAGACTTCCCAAAGGTAGCCGCCAAGGACCCAAACCTGGAGGTTTTTAG
- a CDS encoding apolipoprotein A1/A4/E family protein — MFRSYLATLLLLCVVRVLFAQEKSWQQIDTARQKIDSTTRQLSQLPDKYFSQVSNKTDKLQKQLTRRTDKALSRFLKQEQRLQQKLGKIDSVAAKNIFTRSIDSLGNMKARLKGKLPGLAGKVADVSGGSGYLDTLQNSFSFLKDSKALIGKSKALQDKLSGSLKSVKDLQSKLQYAEQVKAFIRERRQQLKTQLAQYTVLTKDLQKINKEAYYYMQQVNEYKSLLKDRKKAEAKAMELLRKTPAFNDFMQRNSQWAGFLNLPGGSNSANLAQSLEGLQTRNQVEQLIQQRIGSGGPNARQAISQQMDAARAQFDELKSKFPDLDNAGDMPNFKPNEMKSKSFLQRLEFGGNIQFQKSSKYFPTTSDIAGQVAYKFSKNGSIGLGASYRLGMGTGWNDIRFSHQGLGLRSFADYKLKGTFFVNGGFEQNYNSQYFNTNQLTRVDNWQGSALLGVSKKYKISSKLKGNIMLLYDFLHNQHTPRTEPLKLRMGYTF; from the coding sequence ATGTTTAGATCCTACTTAGCTACTTTGTTACTATTATGTGTGGTACGCGTGCTTTTTGCACAGGAGAAGTCATGGCAGCAAATAGATACCGCCAGACAAAAAATAGATAGCACCACCCGGCAGTTATCCCAATTGCCCGATAAATACTTCTCCCAGGTCTCCAACAAAACAGATAAACTACAAAAACAACTGACCAGGAGAACCGATAAAGCATTGTCCCGATTTCTCAAACAGGAACAACGCCTCCAGCAAAAATTAGGGAAGATCGACTCCGTAGCAGCTAAAAATATCTTTACCCGCTCCATCGACTCCCTGGGCAATATGAAAGCCCGCCTCAAAGGCAAATTACCCGGCCTTGCCGGTAAAGTCGCTGACGTATCCGGAGGATCCGGATATCTCGACACCCTACAGAACTCCTTCTCCTTCCTCAAAGATTCTAAAGCACTGATAGGCAAATCGAAAGCCCTGCAGGACAAACTCAGCGGCTCCCTTAAAAGTGTAAAAGACCTGCAATCAAAACTGCAATACGCCGAGCAGGTCAAAGCTTTTATCCGGGAACGCCGCCAGCAGCTTAAAACACAATTGGCACAGTACACCGTTCTGACAAAAGACCTGCAAAAGATCAACAAAGAGGCTTATTACTATATGCAACAGGTCAATGAGTATAAAAGCCTCCTGAAAGATCGTAAAAAGGCAGAAGCCAAAGCAATGGAGCTGCTCCGCAAAACACCTGCATTCAATGACTTCATGCAGCGCAATTCCCAATGGGCAGGCTTCCTGAACCTCCCCGGCGGAAGCAATAGCGCTAACCTGGCTCAAAGCCTCGAAGGCCTCCAGACCCGTAACCAGGTCGAACAACTCATTCAACAACGCATAGGCAGCGGCGGCCCCAACGCCCGACAGGCCATCAGCCAGCAAATGGATGCCGCCCGCGCCCAATTCGACGAACTAAAAAGCAAATTCCCCGACCTGGACAACGCCGGAGACATGCCCAATTTCAAACCCAATGAAATGAAATCCAAAAGTTTCCTGCAACGTCTGGAATTCGGTGGCAATATCCAATTCCAAAAATCCAGCAAATACTTCCCAACCACCAGCGACATCGCAGGCCAGGTAGCCTACAAATTCAGCAAGAATGGTAGCATCGGCCTCGGCGCCTCCTACCGCCTCGGTATGGGAACCGGCTGGAATGATATCCGCTTCTCCCACCAGGGCCTCGGACTACGCTCGTTCGCCGACTATAAACTGAAAGGCACTTTCTTCGTCAACGGCGGCTTCGAACAAAACTATAATAGCCAATACTTTAATACCAACCAGCTGACTCGTGTCGATAACTGGCAGGGAAGCGCCCTCCTCGGTGTCAGCAAAAAATATAAGATCAGCAGCAAACTCAAAGGAAATATCATGCTGCTGTACGACTTCCTGCATAACCAGCATACACCTCGTACAGAACCCCTCAAACTACGTATGGGTTATACCTTCTGA
- a CDS encoding sensor histidine kinase, whose product MKQFLSNRWLTNVLFLLLILAVSFLITKQYEPFENSRTYHLHHASSLVLVYIMTVLHNAYLLPIYTEKQQYWRYALLLSLWLGLATLLTNRLRVDIFRIEMDTLWFDDLVFCIVCLFVGIGIWFLHRQATVQNIELKNSLLMREKEIQYLQSQLNPHFFFNTLNNLYGVSLRYPGKTPGLILSISELMRYQLESSLKQRVHLVDELQFIRNYIHLERARVKQRCRVHFKKRGNEDGLYIAPLILIGFVENAFKYGPASMRESFIKVELTVRGQTLTFKISNSIPEHKELVSSMGVGLNNVKQRLALMYPGKHQLHAYEENKVYYTTLSLVLNGHE is encoded by the coding sequence ATGAAGCAATTTTTATCTAACAGGTGGTTGACGAATGTGTTGTTCCTGTTATTGATACTGGCGGTAAGTTTTTTGATTACCAAGCAGTATGAGCCATTTGAAAATTCCAGGACCTATCACCTGCACCATGCCAGCTCACTGGTATTGGTCTATATTATGACTGTACTGCATAATGCTTATCTCCTCCCTATTTATACGGAGAAACAGCAGTATTGGCGTTATGCGTTGTTATTAAGCTTGTGGCTGGGGTTAGCAACGTTATTGACGAACCGGTTACGGGTTGATATTTTCCGGATAGAGATGGACACGCTTTGGTTTGACGACCTGGTGTTCTGCATTGTATGTTTGTTTGTCGGCATTGGTATCTGGTTTCTGCACAGGCAGGCGACCGTACAGAATATAGAACTGAAGAACTCATTATTGATGCGGGAGAAAGAGATCCAGTATCTGCAAAGCCAGCTGAATCCTCATTTCTTTTTCAACACGCTTAATAACCTCTACGGAGTGAGTTTGCGCTACCCGGGTAAGACGCCGGGGTTGATACTCAGTATTTCGGAGCTGATGCGTTACCAGCTGGAGAGTTCGTTGAAGCAGCGGGTGCACCTGGTGGATGAGCTGCAGTTTATCCGTAATTATATTCACCTGGAGCGTGCGCGTGTAAAGCAACGTTGCCGTGTACACTTTAAAAAGAGAGGGAATGAGGACGGTCTGTATATTGCGCCGCTGATCCTGATCGGTTTTGTGGAGAATGCCTTTAAATACGGCCCGGCCAGTATGCGGGAGTCTTTCATCAAGGTGGAACTGACGGTAAGGGGACAGACCCTGACCTTTAAAATAAGTAACTCTATCCCCGAACATAAGGAATTGGTTTCTTCGATGGGTGTGGGGCTTAACAATGTAAAGCAGCGTCTTGCGCTGATGTATCCGGGCAAGCACCAGTTGCATGCTTACGAAGAGAACAAAGTATATTATACCACTTTAAGTTTAGTACTGAATGGCCATGAGTAA
- a CDS encoding DUF4382 domain-containing protein codes for MKNHLRKGVWLAALPIICLLLFHACKKDDSSSPAPVPVGQQRLHIYLSDDPGYFDKVLLDIRKVEVQIDTCVNKDRDDDSWDDKDRCWWDEDYHGRNDDCEVWDSLGIRPGVYDVLSLRNGTDTLLANGNVRAGRVEKLRITIGGNNSLVKDSVSYPLKAIAGQAKIIIRVRHSEWEEFTPDNFRLWLDFDVNRSIIQMSKGRFILRPVIHVFTVIRTGSLAGRVTPSEAFPVISVYNQQDTLYALPWREGAFKVRGLKEGSYNLLVNASNGYRDTTLSDIKIQRNKEVNIGQIKLRK; via the coding sequence ATGAAAAACCATCTCCGTAAAGGGGTGTGGCTGGCGGCGTTACCTATTATATGCCTGCTGTTGTTCCATGCCTGTAAGAAAGATGATTCCTCCTCTCCTGCTCCGGTACCTGTGGGGCAACAACGATTACACATTTATCTCTCAGATGATCCTGGTTATTTTGACAAGGTGTTATTAGACATCCGGAAGGTGGAGGTCCAGATAGATACCTGTGTTAATAAGGACCGGGATGATGATAGTTGGGACGATAAGGACCGATGCTGGTGGGATGAAGACTATCATGGGCGTAACGATGACTGTGAGGTGTGGGATTCGCTGGGTATCCGGCCGGGGGTATATGATGTATTGTCTTTAAGAAATGGTACGGACACGTTGCTTGCCAACGGTAATGTACGTGCGGGACGGGTGGAAAAGCTACGGATCACGATCGGCGGCAATAATTCGCTGGTCAAGGATAGTGTTTCGTATCCGCTGAAAGCGATTGCAGGGCAGGCAAAGATCATTATACGGGTACGGCATAGTGAGTGGGAGGAGTTTACGCCTGACAATTTCCGGCTGTGGTTGGATTTTGACGTTAACCGTTCTATTATCCAAATGAGCAAGGGTCGGTTTATCCTGCGGCCGGTGATCCACGTCTTTACGGTGATCCGGACGGGTAGTCTGGCCGGGCGGGTGACGCCCTCGGAGGCTTTCCCTGTGATTTCGGTGTATAACCAACAGGATACTTTATATGCATTACCCTGGAGAGAAGGTGCATTCAAGGTACGCGGATTGAAGGAAGGCAGCTATAATTTGCTGGTGAATGCCTCGAATGGTTACCGGGATACAACGCTATCGGATATAAAGATCCAGCGTAATAAAGAGGTGAATATCGGGCAGATCAAGTTACGCAAATAA